One window from the genome of Rhodopseudomonas sp. P2A-2r encodes:
- the yghU gene encoding glutathione-dependent disulfide-bond oxidoreductase, producing MTDAPYTPPHVWTWNKENGGKFASTNRPIAGPTHEKELPVGKHPLQLYSLATPNGQKITIMLEELLALGHKGAEYDAWLIRIDGNQFGSGFVAVNPNSKIPALMDRSGPKPIRVFESGAILLHLAEKFGALIPATPEGRAECLSWLFWQMGSAPYLGGGFGHFYAYAPTKIEYAIDRFAMETKRQMDVLDRRLAESEYLAGPDYTIADIAVFPWYGGLAQGLIYGDAGTFLDVQSYKNLQRWTASIAARSGVKRGRMVNRVSGDPASQLHERHDASDFDTRTQDKLVPQA from the coding sequence ATGACCGACGCCCCCTATACGCCGCCCCACGTCTGGACCTGGAACAAGGAAAACGGCGGCAAGTTCGCCAGCACCAACCGTCCCATCGCCGGGCCGACCCATGAGAAGGAATTGCCCGTCGGCAAGCATCCGCTGCAACTTTATTCTCTGGCGACCCCCAACGGCCAGAAGATCACCATCATGCTGGAAGAGCTGCTGGCGCTCGGCCACAAGGGCGCGGAATACGACGCCTGGCTGATCAGGATCGACGGCAACCAGTTCGGTTCGGGCTTTGTTGCGGTCAATCCGAACTCCAAGATCCCGGCACTGATGGACCGCAGCGGTCCGAAGCCGATCCGGGTGTTCGAATCCGGCGCCATCCTGCTGCATCTGGCGGAAAAATTCGGCGCGTTGATCCCGGCCACGCCGGAAGGCCGCGCCGAATGCCTGTCTTGGCTGTTTTGGCAGATGGGCAGCGCCCCTTATCTCGGCGGCGGCTTCGGCCACTTCTACGCCTATGCGCCGACCAAGATCGAATATGCCATCGACCGCTTTGCCATGGAAACCAAACGGCAGATGGACGTCCTCGACCGCCGCCTCGCCGAGAGCGAGTATCTCGCGGGGCCCGATTACACCATCGCCGACATCGCGGTATTCCCTTGGTATGGCGGGCTGGCGCAGGGTCTGATCTATGGCGACGCCGGCACCTTCCTCGATGTGCAGAGCTACAAGAACCTGCAGCGCTGGACCGCTTCTATCGCTGCAAGGTCGGGAGTGAAGCGCGGCCGCATGGTCAACCGCGTCTCCGGCGATCCCGCCAGCCAGCTGCATGAGCGCCACGACGCCAGCGACTTCGATACCCGGACGCAGGACAAGCTAGTGCCGCAGGCGTAA
- a CDS encoding SRPBCC family protein: MRITTGRLTAALTVLAFVGTASAHGPTRQKVRESIEINAPPAKVWAVIGNFQDMSWLPPVSKTEGEKGNEIGATRRLTLTPGATVDEELYKFDADKLTYSYRINAVDVKVLPVTNYSSTLTVTPGADGKGSVVEWGGAFYRGYPNNEPPPELSDEAAIKAVSGLYRMGLEALKKKVESGS, translated from the coding sequence ATGAGGATAACGACAGGAAGGCTGACGGCTGCGCTGACGGTGCTGGCTTTTGTGGGAACCGCCTCGGCGCACGGTCCGACCCGTCAGAAAGTGCGGGAATCCATCGAGATCAATGCGCCGCCCGCCAAGGTGTGGGCCGTGATCGGAAATTTCCAGGACATGAGCTGGCTGCCGCCGGTGAGCAAGACCGAAGGCGAGAAAGGCAACGAGATCGGCGCCACCCGGCGGCTGACACTCACGCCGGGCGCAACCGTCGATGAGGAACTCTACAAGTTCGACGCCGACAAGCTGACCTATTCCTACCGGATCAACGCCGTCGACGTGAAGGTGCTGCCGGTGACCAACTATTCGTCGACCCTGACGGTGACGCCCGGCGCCGACGGCAAGGGCAGCGTGGTCGAATGGGGCGGCGCGTTCTATCGCGGTTATCCCAACAACGAACCGCCGCCGGAACTGAGCGACGAAGCCGCCATCAAGGCGGTGAGCGGGCTCTATCGCATGGGCCTCGAGGCGCTCAAGAAAAAGGTCGAGAGCGGAAGCTGA
- a CDS encoding GGDEF domain-containing protein translates to MRVELIDMLFQTRVPLAISGCLLVGISLHMAAHSANSGVLYALSATGAGLTVFRLFSEVAYHRRKRRCALSLAEALRWEQLYTWSSFSFAGVIGLLGAISFLGPNPAHQLLTTALVFGYAAGIVCRISVRPAIALPALMLVALPTAAAAISRLDSNFHFYGFILVAFLLGSFETVSFIYRQNVGQISLKHEFAILARQDVLTGLSNRLGFHERLAVAAMHARAKGDLIAVHSVDLDRFKEVNDRYGHDMGDALLRAVAERITGILREGDFAVRMGGDEFVVVQSAVGNHEEAMLLARRIIRMLSEPFALDGHDVSVGASIGIAIGPQGDDTVALTTAADKALYAAKSAGRNRASFAGEHGIDPLARAG, encoded by the coding sequence GTGCGTGTCGAGCTCATCGACATGCTGTTCCAGACGCGCGTGCCCCTGGCGATTTCCGGATGCCTGCTGGTCGGAATCTCGCTCCATATGGCAGCTCACTCTGCCAATAGTGGCGTGCTGTATGCGCTGAGTGCGACCGGCGCAGGCCTGACCGTCTTTCGTCTTTTCAGCGAGGTCGCCTACCATCGTCGGAAGCGACGCTGCGCCCTGAGCCTCGCCGAGGCGCTTCGCTGGGAGCAGCTATATACGTGGAGCAGCTTCAGTTTCGCCGGGGTCATCGGCCTGCTCGGCGCGATATCGTTCCTTGGGCCGAATCCTGCACACCAGTTGCTGACCACCGCGCTTGTGTTCGGATATGCCGCCGGCATCGTCTGCCGGATCTCGGTTCGTCCCGCGATCGCTCTGCCGGCGCTCATGCTGGTCGCATTGCCGACGGCTGCGGCGGCGATCTCGCGGCTCGACAGCAATTTCCATTTCTACGGGTTCATTCTTGTCGCCTTTCTGCTGGGAAGCTTCGAGACAGTCAGCTTCATCTACCGGCAGAATGTCGGGCAGATCTCGCTGAAGCACGAATTTGCCATCCTGGCCCGGCAGGACGTGCTGACTGGACTGTCCAACCGGCTCGGCTTTCACGAACGGCTTGCCGTCGCCGCCATGCATGCGCGCGCCAAGGGCGACCTGATAGCCGTCCACAGCGTCGACCTTGACCGCTTCAAGGAAGTGAACGACCGCTACGGCCATGACATGGGCGATGCCCTGTTGCGGGCCGTGGCCGAACGGATCACCGGCATCCTGCGCGAGGGCGATTTCGCCGTCCGCATGGGCGGCGACGAATTCGTGGTGGTGCAGTCGGCGGTCGGAAATCACGAAGAGGCCATGCTGCTCGCCCGCCGCATCATCCGGATGCTGTCCGAACCCTTCGCGCTCGACGGCCATGACGTGTCCGTTGGCGCCAGCATTGGTATTGCCATCGGGCCGCAGGGCGACGATACGGTCGCGCTCACCACGGCCGCGGACAAGGCGCTCTATGCGGCAAAGAGCGCCGGCCGCAACCGGGCCTCCTTCGCGGGCGAGCACGGGATCGATCCGCTGGCGCGGGCAGGGTAG
- a CDS encoding MOSC domain-containing protein codes for MAFAPDSPLGKLLAAPMRPGRLGWIGLRTVRRGAVLTPESATLVAGQGIAGDHYATRHDGPRQVTLVAAEDMAAIGAFLGRDAIAPELLRRNMVTSGINLTALKDRRFRIGDVVLEASGDCAPCSRMEQALGPGGYNAVRGHGGITARVIAGGEIRVGDTVERIP; via the coding sequence ATGGCATTCGCACCCGACAGTCCTCTCGGAAAACTGCTGGCCGCGCCGATGCGGCCGGGTCGGCTCGGCTGGATAGGCCTGCGCACGGTGCGACGTGGTGCGGTGCTGACGCCGGAGTCGGCAACGTTGGTGGCCGGCCAGGGCATCGCCGGCGACCACTACGCCACCCGGCATGACGGGCCGCGGCAGGTGACGCTGGTCGCCGCCGAGGATATGGCGGCGATCGGCGCGTTTCTCGGTCGCGACGCCATTGCGCCCGAACTGCTGCGCCGGAACATGGTCACTTCCGGGATCAACCTGACGGCGCTGAAGGATCGGCGCTTCCGCATCGGCGACGTCGTGCTGGAAGCCTCCGGTGATTGCGCGCCGTGCAGCCGCATGGAGCAGGCGCTCGGCCCCGGCGGCTACAACGCCGTGCGCGGCCATGGCGGCATCACCGCGCGGGTGATCGCAGGCGGCGAGATCAGGGTCGGCGATACAGTCGAGCGAATTCCCTAG
- a CDS encoding cytochrome D1 domain-containing protein — MRVRVAALVAALLAGFGGAQAEEAFVTNQLSDDLTVVDLATSRPLATIAIGGKPAGVAVSVDGRFAYVTSPDSKALTVIDAAARQVIGRVTVGGGPLGVAAAADGSVVYVADWYAAAIRVVDPRAQRIVASIAVGASPSGLALTPDGRLLLSADRDDDSVSIIDTATRERRTVIKVGTRPFGVTVDADGRRAYTANVGSNDVSVIDIAAQREIGRVRVGLRPYAVALAQGRGFVTDQYDGTVSVFDLASLAPVKRITVGDYPEGIAATADAQRIVVANWESNTLSIIDAVKLVVVDEIKVGNGPRAFGAFLRR, encoded by the coding sequence CTGAGGGTGCGGGTCGCTGCCCTCGTCGCCGCTCTGCTCGCGGGCTTCGGCGGCGCGCAGGCCGAGGAAGCCTTCGTCACCAACCAGCTCAGCGACGACCTCACGGTGGTCGACCTCGCGACCTCCCGGCCGCTGGCCACCATTGCCATCGGCGGCAAGCCGGCCGGCGTCGCCGTCAGCGTCGACGGCCGCTTCGCCTATGTGACAAGTCCTGACAGCAAGGCATTGACGGTGATCGACGCCGCCGCCCGGCAGGTGATCGGTCGCGTCACAGTCGGCGGCGGCCCGCTCGGGGTGGCCGCCGCTGCGGATGGCAGTGTGGTCTATGTCGCCGACTGGTACGCCGCCGCCATTCGCGTCGTCGATCCACGCGCGCAACGCATCGTCGCCAGCATTGCGGTCGGTGCGTCGCCGTCCGGACTCGCGCTGACGCCGGATGGACGCCTGCTGCTGTCGGCCGACCGCGACGACGACAGCGTGTCGATCATCGATACTGCGACGCGGGAACGACGCACCGTCATCAAGGTCGGCACGCGCCCGTTCGGCGTCACGGTCGATGCGGACGGCCGGCGCGCCTACACCGCCAATGTCGGTTCCAACGACGTGTCGGTGATCGATATTGCCGCACAGCGCGAGATCGGCCGCGTCCGCGTCGGCCTGCGGCCCTATGCGGTTGCCCTGGCCCAGGGCCGCGGCTTTGTCACCGACCAGTATGACGGCACGGTGAGCGTATTCGATCTTGCCTCGCTCGCGCCCGTCAAGCGCATCACCGTGGGCGACTATCCGGAGGGAATAGCCGCAACCGCCGACGCGCAGCGCATCGTGGTGGCCAACTGGGAGAGCAACACGCTCAGCATCATCGATGCCGTGAAACTGGTCGTGGTCGATGAAATCAAGGTCGGAAATGGCCCGCGCGCATTCGGCGCGTTCCTGCGCCGCTAG